From one Microbacter margulisiae genomic stretch:
- a CDS encoding RNA polymerase sigma factor, whose product MKILFANLPDDELVKYYQAGNQEAFRELLSRHQERVFKYIYLIVRNESLANDLFQDTFVKVVTFIKQYRYIENGHFLSWVIRIAHNLIMDYYRKNQPEVSIHQPDHPYDLLNNIRLSDPSAEDDLIQRQLVNNIRELIKYLPDLQQEVVHLRYYEDLSFREIADKTGVSINTALGRMRYALINLRKLADESLSI is encoded by the coding sequence ATGAAAATATTATTCGCAAATTTGCCTGATGATGAATTGGTCAAATACTATCAAGCCGGCAATCAGGAAGCATTCAGAGAATTGTTGTCCAGGCATCAGGAACGAGTGTTCAAATATATTTATCTGATTGTCAGAAATGAATCTTTGGCAAATGATCTTTTTCAAGATACATTTGTAAAAGTTGTCACATTTATCAAACAATATCGTTATATTGAAAATGGACATTTTTTATCGTGGGTTATTCGCATAGCGCACAACCTGATAATGGATTATTATCGGAAAAATCAACCTGAAGTCTCTATTCATCAGCCAGATCATCCTTATGATTTATTGAATAACATTCGTCTTTCTGATCCTTCGGCAGAAGATGATTTAATTCAGCGCCAACTGGTAAATAATATCCGGGAGTTAATAAAGTATCTCCCTGATTTACAGCAGGAAGTCGTGCATTTGCGTTATTATGAAGATCTGAGTTTTCGAGAAATTGCCGATAAAACAGGTGTCAGCATCAATACTGCTTTAGGTCGTATGAGGTATGCACTTATTAATTTGCGTAAATTAGCGGATGAGTCGCTTTCAATTTGA
- the radC gene encoding RadC family protein: MEKRLSIKDWKEEDRPREKLIDKGSRALSDAELLAILIGSGNKEESAVELSRRILHQLNNSLDDLGKVDIPFLTKSFKGIGEAKAITILAALELGRRRKLSEATERTKISESQDVFHVFEPLLSDIPHEEFWVLLLNRANKIIGQTRLSQGGTGQTVVEIPQILKFAIDKLATGIIVCHNHPSGNTEPSTQDMQITTKLAEACKIMSISLLDHLIIAHHQYYSFADNGRIPSR, encoded by the coding sequence ATGGAAAAAAGACTCAGTATCAAAGATTGGAAAGAAGAGGATCGTCCCCGGGAGAAATTGATTGATAAAGGTAGCAGAGCATTGTCTGATGCAGAACTATTAGCTATTTTAATCGGATCGGGAAATAAAGAAGAAAGCGCAGTGGAATTATCCCGGCGTATTTTACACCAACTCAATAACAGTCTGGATGACTTAGGGAAAGTGGATATTCCTTTTTTGACAAAATCTTTCAAAGGTATTGGAGAAGCGAAAGCCATTACAATTCTTGCAGCACTTGAGTTAGGACGAAGAAGAAAACTTTCCGAAGCTACCGAGCGAACAAAAATTTCTGAAAGTCAGGATGTTTTTCATGTATTTGAGCCACTGTTATCCGATATTCCACACGAAGAATTTTGGGTATTGCTGCTCAACCGTGCGAATAAAATCATCGGGCAAACGAGACTATCACAAGGAGGAACTGGTCAAACTGTTGTTGAAATTCCGCAAATTCTGAAATTTGCCATTGACAAACTGGCCACGGGAATTATAGTATGTCATAATCACCCGTCCGGCAATACAGAACCCAGTACGCAAGACATGCAGATTACCACAAAGCTTGCTGAGGCATGCAAAATCATGAGCATATCGTTGCTAGATCATCTAATAATCGCTCATCATCAATATTATAGTTTTGCCGATAATGGCAGAATACCATCACGTTGA
- the efp gene encoding elongation factor P — protein MATTADFRNGMCLDIDGQFFFIVEFLHVKPGKGPAFVRTKLKNVQTGRVIDKTFNSGVRVEEVRIERRPYQFLYHDDMGYHFMNNETFEQISIPKENINGVDFLKDGESVEVVTHADSETVLYADVATHVVLQVTYTEPGLKGDTATNTLKPATVETGATVRVPLFIEAGEKIKVDTRDGSYVERAK, from the coding sequence ATGGCAACTACAGCTGATTTTAGAAATGGAATGTGCCTCGATATTGATGGACAATTTTTCTTTATTGTTGAATTTCTTCATGTAAAACCAGGGAAAGGTCCGGCTTTCGTACGCACCAAACTAAAAAATGTACAAACCGGTCGTGTCATCGACAAAACTTTTAACTCTGGAGTTCGCGTTGAAGAAGTCCGTATCGAACGTCGTCCTTATCAATTTCTGTATCACGACGATATGGGATATCATTTTATGAATAACGAAACCTTCGAACAAATTTCAATTCCAAAAGAAAACATCAATGGCGTTGATTTTCTGAAAGATGGAGAATCAGTAGAAGTAGTTACACACGCTGATTCAGAAACTGTTCTGTATGCTGATGTTGCTACGCACGTCGTACTTCAGGTTACTTATACCGAACCGGGATTAAAAGGTGACACAGCAACCAACACATTAAAACCGGCTACTGTTGAAACCGGCGCAACAGTTCGAGTTCCTTTATTTATTGAAGCCGGAGAAAAAATAAAGGTAGATACGAGAGACGGTTCGTATGTTGAAAGAGCAAAATAA
- a CDS encoding IS5 family transposase produces MYLVLDKDTINKEIVPFIPVPKRGFRTKCDIAEIVNCILYKLKTGCQWHMLPVKSLFSNVVLHYKTVFGYFRTWCKSGVLQQIWFGLLNKYRASLDMSSVDLDGSHTPALRGGEQVAYQGRKKRKTTNALYLTDRQGIPLAISDPIEGNHNDLHQIKERFTDIIDSLNNSDIRVDGLFLNADAGFDSAEFREFCSSHEIIPNIAINWRNAAHTDDIFFDELLYQQRYCIERTNAWMDSFRSLLNRFDVTCSSWQSFNLIAFIVILLKKITKQKKSR; encoded by the coding sequence ATGTACTTAGTACTCGACAAAGATACAATAAATAAAGAAATAGTGCCATTCATCCCTGTACCCAAGAGAGGGTTCAGGACAAAGTGTGATATCGCCGAGATTGTTAACTGCATATTGTACAAATTAAAAACAGGTTGTCAATGGCATATGTTGCCCGTTAAAAGTTTATTTTCTAATGTCGTATTGCATTATAAGACTGTTTTCGGTTATTTTCGTACATGGTGTAAATCAGGAGTGTTACAACAAATCTGGTTTGGTTTATTGAATAAATACAGAGCCTCATTGGACATGTCCAGTGTTGATTTGGATGGCAGCCATACCCCCGCATTACGTGGAGGAGAACAGGTTGCTTATCAGGGTCGGAAGAAAAGGAAGACTACCAATGCTCTTTATCTTACAGACAGACAAGGTATCCCATTGGCCATATCAGACCCGATAGAAGGGAATCACAATGATTTACATCAAATTAAAGAACGTTTTACCGACATTATTGATTCGCTGAATAACTCCGATATAAGAGTTGATGGTCTTTTTCTTAATGCCGATGCAGGTTTTGACTCTGCGGAGTTCAGAGAATTCTGTTCTTCCCATGAAATAATACCCAACATCGCTATTAACTGGCGTAACGCAGCACATACGGATGATATATTCTTCGATGAATTGCTCTATCAGCAACGCTATTGCATAGAAAGAACCAATGCATGGATGGATAGTTTCAGATCTCTATTGAACAGATTTGATGTTACTTGCTCCAGTTGGCAAAGCTTTAACCTTATCGCTTTTATCGTGATACTACTTAAGAAAATTACTAAACAGAAAAAGTCAAGATGA
- a CDS encoding IS3 family transposase: MSKTSTCGLLGVSRQVYYRYCRSKQKKQDKAEQVLTMVRPIRKNMPRIGFRKLYYLLYEPLIELHVGRDKFLSILKANQMLIKPKRNYRITTDSHHRFRKHKNLVADIELTHPEQVWVSDITYIGGRDRNCYLALVTDAYSKKIMGYDVSNSLSTEGSLRALNMAIKQKKYKNKLIHHSDRGLQYCSNDYQNVLKKKKIIPSMTEHYDPYANAIAERVNGILKQEFFLEDYLVDIKTMKLLVEDAVHIYNTQRPHWSCYMKTPEQMHCQKEIKIRNYKKQNLIKASLDKV; the protein is encoded by the coding sequence GTGAGCAAAACCTCCACCTGTGGATTGCTCGGGGTAAGTAGACAGGTTTATTATCGTTATTGTAGGTCAAAACAGAAGAAACAGGACAAGGCAGAGCAAGTATTAACAATGGTTCGTCCCATACGGAAAAATATGCCCCGAATAGGATTCAGGAAGTTATATTATCTTCTTTATGAACCATTAATAGAATTACATGTTGGCCGTGACAAGTTTCTATCTATACTAAAGGCTAATCAGATGTTGATTAAACCAAAGAGAAATTATCGTATAACCACAGACTCCCACCATCGTTTTAGAAAGCACAAGAATTTGGTGGCAGATATAGAACTGACCCATCCCGAACAGGTTTGGGTATCGGATATAACTTATATCGGGGGCAGGGACAGGAACTGTTATCTGGCATTAGTTACAGATGCATATTCCAAAAAGATCATGGGTTATGATGTTTCTAATAGTTTGTCCACTGAAGGTTCTTTGAGAGCATTAAACATGGCCATTAAACAAAAAAAATATAAAAACAAACTGATCCATCATTCGGATAGAGGATTACAGTATTGCAGTAACGATTATCAAAATGTATTGAAAAAGAAAAAGATTATACCAAGTATGACTGAGCATTATGACCCTTATGCCAATGCGATAGCTGAGAGGGTAAATGGGATATTAAAACAGGAGTTTTTTCTGGAGGATTATCTGGTAGATATCAAAACAATGAAATTATTGGTAGAAGATGCTGTTCATATTTACAATACACAAAGGCCACACTGGTCGTGTTACATGAAAACACCTGAACAGATGCACTGCCAAAAAGAAATAAAAATTAGAAATTATAAAAAGCAAAACCTTATCAAGGCTAGCCTTGATAAGGTTTGA